In the genome of Enterococcus gilvus ATCC BAA-350, one region contains:
- a CDS encoding DUF2786 domain-containing protein — translation MENKRQQKIQKLLALANDANDEESMTALAKAQELMLEHKITEDDLFYYKQQQTKREVVDKVIYQGRPEVKRKWKRKCQLKQDYIEGYLRGLSSALNEQVTTKGYELALQLPEAVIQAIEKKKFVEGKDVSHKVQDNEALVAGFKDGLKYKQREMIT, via the coding sequence TTGGAGAACAAAAGACAACAGAAGATTCAAAAGTTACTAGCATTGGCTAATGACGCCAACGACGAAGAGTCTATGACAGCGTTGGCAAAGGCTCAGGAATTAATGTTAGAGCACAAAATTACTGAAGACGACCTATTTTATTACAAGCAACAGCAAACCAAAAGGGAAGTGGTTGACAAAGTAATATACCAGGGGCGGCCAGAAGTTAAACGAAAGTGGAAACGCAAATGCCAGCTTAAACAAGATTACATTGAAGGCTATCTAAGGGGGTTATCTAGCGCTTTAAACGAACAGGTAACTACAAAGGGGTATGAATTAGCATTGCAACTTCCAGAAGCAGTAATTCAGGCAATAGAGAAAAAGAAGTTTGTAGAAGGGAAAGATGTTTCACACAAAGTCCAAGACAATGAAGCCTTAGTAGCAGGATTTAAAGATGGTCTAAAATATAAACAAAGAGAAATGATTACGTAG